One genomic window of Methanosalsum zhilinae DSM 4017 includes the following:
- a CDS encoding winged helix-turn-helix domain-containing protein/riboflavin kinase yields the protein MNIIQPLKKLALIGAMNKGIKISSAEFKDHISTSSKTAARVLKNLEDQGLIRRNIVSGGQIVCLTDKGTELLKKEYADYQFIFSGYSGHVELHGTVITGLGEGQYYMSKEGYRSQFREILGFVPYPGTLNVRLDGSGSSLHQKLKDTHAMKIEGFTDRERTFGGGVCYPVVIENIQAAVIVPERSHYPPDLLEIISPVRLRETLDLEDGNRVRIVANTFHCL from the coding sequence ATGAATATCATCCAGCCCCTGAAAAAACTGGCACTGATCGGTGCAATGAACAAAGGAATAAAAATTTCGTCTGCAGAATTCAAGGATCATATATCCACCAGCTCAAAAACAGCTGCACGGGTCCTGAAAAATCTGGAAGATCAGGGTCTGATCAGGAGAAATATTGTTTCAGGTGGTCAGATTGTCTGTCTTACGGATAAGGGTACTGAATTGCTGAAAAAGGAATATGCAGATTATCAGTTCATTTTTTCAGGATATTCCGGACATGTGGAACTGCACGGTACTGTGATAACAGGGCTGGGTGAAGGACAGTACTACATGAGCAAAGAGGGATATAGGTCCCAGTTCAGGGAGATACTTGGTTTTGTTCCCTATCCAGGTACTTTGAATGTCCGCCTGGATGGCTCCGGTTCATCCCTGCATCAGAAATTGAAAGATACCCATGCAATGAAAATAGAGGGGTTCACAGACAGGGAGCGTACATTTGGCGGTGGGGTCTGCTACCCTGTGGTCATTGAGAACATACAGGCTGCAGTTATTGTTCCCGAAAGATCACATTATCCTCCGGATCTACTGGAGATCATTTCACCGGTTAGACTTCGGGAGACACTTGACCTGGAGGATGGGAACAGGGTCAGGATAGTGGCAAATACATTCCACTGCCTGTGA
- a CDS encoding fibrillarin-like rRNA/tRNA 2'-O-methyltransferase, with translation MMYLNQIYPGIFEINDGNRKLATCNMVPGTSVYGEKLVEIEGREYREWNPRRSKLAAMAIKKFPVHITQDSKILYLGASAGTTVSHVSDIVSEGIVYAVEFSSRVMRDLVGLCEMRSNIIPVLSDASRPLSYSGTVEMVDVIFQDIAQPNQAEIAAINSYHYLKDGGLLMLTIKARSVDTVADPKKIYQSQLRELMNVEEGKFEIIKKSELSPFHQDHLAVIARFER, from the coding sequence GTGATGTATCTGAATCAAATATATCCTGGAATTTTTGAAATAAATGATGGAAATCGAAAGCTTGCTACCTGTAATATGGTGCCTGGTACCAGTGTGTATGGTGAAAAGCTGGTAGAGATCGAAGGCAGGGAATACAGGGAATGGAATCCTCGCAGAAGCAAACTTGCAGCAATGGCAATCAAAAAATTTCCGGTTCATATAACACAGGACTCGAAGATACTTTACCTTGGAGCATCAGCAGGTACCACAGTAAGTCATGTGTCTGATATTGTTTCTGAGGGTATTGTATATGCAGTTGAATTCTCATCCCGTGTCATGAGGGATCTTGTTGGTCTGTGTGAGATGCGTTCAAACATAATTCCTGTACTCTCAGATGCCTCCAGACCTCTTTCATATTCCGGCACTGTTGAGATGGTGGATGTCATATTTCAGGATATAGCCCAGCCAAACCAGGCAGAGATTGCGGCAATAAATTCCTATCATTATCTCAAAGACGGGGGATTGCTCATGCTCACAATTAAAGCCAGAAGTGTTGATACTGTAGCAGACCCAAAAAAGATCTATCAATCTCAGCTAAGAGAGCTGATGAATGTAGAAGAAGGAAAGTTTGAGATAATAAAAAAAAGTGAACTTTCTCCTTTTCATCAGGATCATCTTGCAGTAATTGCACGATTTGAGAGATGA
- a CDS encoding NOP5/NOP56 family protein: MDTMEHPAWFGSLLLDDDSAILRCDVAEKDIQILGRRLMHLPVPSCHDSRPAGRNLVSDAIHCGFINSSSEYYDLLRRVCIRAVKLEISSMESPDIRIVQAINALDDIDETSNALSERLLEWYGAHFPELKLTGDELAKFVAEHGSRTNINTDSVYFEKARTSMGISLTPEDEAIMQDLGQTISDLYRNRRDIEKYIRDSMEKTAPNLTEIAGPLLGARLISIAGGLEKLAKMPSSTIQVLGANRALFKHLRSRAPSPKHGVIFNHPLIKGSPWWQRGRIARAFASTIAMAARKDSYSENLQKDAQLTKRLEAKIEEIKRSSSSPPKSKKPKKKSSGRAGRRK, translated from the coding sequence ATGGATACTATGGAACATCCTGCCTGGTTTGGATCGCTTTTACTGGATGACGATAGTGCCATCCTCAGGTGCGATGTAGCTGAAAAGGATATACAGATACTTGGCAGAAGGCTAATGCATCTTCCGGTTCCTTCCTGTCATGACAGTCGCCCTGCAGGCAGGAACCTGGTATCAGATGCCATTCACTGCGGATTTATAAATTCCAGCAGTGAATACTATGATCTGCTGCGCAGGGTTTGTATCAGGGCAGTAAAGCTTGAGATATCCTCTATGGAATCTCCTGATATAAGGATCGTGCAGGCAATAAATGCCCTTGATGATATTGATGAAACCTCAAATGCACTTTCAGAAAGACTTTTGGAATGGTATGGTGCACACTTTCCGGAATTAAAACTGACAGGTGATGAACTTGCAAAATTTGTAGCAGAGCATGGGTCCAGAACAAATATTAATACAGACAGTGTCTATTTTGAAAAAGCAAGGACCTCGATGGGAATCAGTCTTACACCGGAAGACGAAGCGATCATGCAGGACCTTGGACAGACAATTTCTGACCTGTACAGGAATCGCAGGGATATTGAAAAATATATCCGGGATAGTATGGAAAAGACAGCTCCAAACCTGACTGAAATTGCAGGACCTCTCCTTGGCGCGCGTTTGATAAGTATTGCAGGAGGACTTGAAAAACTGGCAAAAATGCCTTCAAGTACAATTCAGGTACTGGGAGCAAACAGGGCCCTTTTCAAACATCTAAGGTCAAGAGCACCATCGCCCAAACATGGTGTAATATTCAATCATCCGCTTATCAAAGGCAGTCCATGGTGGCAGAGGGGGAGGATTGCAAGGGCATTTGCATCCACCATTGCCATGGCAGCACGCAAGGACTCGTATTCTGAAAATCTGCAAAAGGATGCGCAGCTAACAAAAAGGCTTGAGGCAAAAATAGAAGAGATCAAAAGATCATCTTCTTCTCCTCCCAAATCGAAGAAACCAAAAAAGAAATCATCAGGAAGGGCAGGCAGGCGTAAGTGA
- a CDS encoding beta-ribofuranosylaminobenzene 5'-phosphate synthase yields the protein MIRITSPSRLHLGLIDLNAEFGRVDGGAGITLDYPCIRIVAEKSDTLEVHDGSHLKNKMKQAADSVLKGRGGICIHVEEDVLSHVGLGSGTQAALCAAMAACRLYGLEYTVRELAEMAGRGGTSGIGVAGFEHGGFIVDAGHRFSRKKSFSPSAASREPPAPVIFRHDFPDWDIILAIPRIKGAHDKEEMNIFSRECPIPLAEVQAVSHTILMQMIPAIMEKDIEAFGRAVNHLQTTGFKKREIAIQSPVVSELMETMIEHGAEGAGMSSFGPAVYAISDRRTNSERIAKKAGQVLNEGIGGDVMITRGNNSGAVIEEI from the coding sequence ATGATCAGAATAACCTCTCCCTCCAGATTACATCTTGGACTTATAGATCTTAATGCAGAATTTGGAAGGGTGGATGGTGGGGCTGGAATTACACTTGATTATCCCTGTATAAGGATCGTGGCTGAAAAATCCGATACCTTAGAGGTGCATGATGGTTCCCATCTGAAGAATAAGATGAAACAGGCTGCAGATTCTGTTCTAAAGGGCAGAGGGGGCATATGTATTCATGTGGAAGAGGATGTTTTATCCCATGTAGGTCTTGGTTCAGGTACCCAGGCTGCCCTGTGTGCTGCAATGGCTGCCTGCAGGCTCTATGGCCTGGAATATACAGTAAGGGAACTGGCTGAGATGGCTGGAAGAGGAGGCACATCAGGGATTGGAGTTGCAGGATTTGAACATGGAGGATTCATTGTTGATGCCGGCCACAGGTTCAGCAGAAAAAAATCATTTTCACCTTCTGCAGCCAGCCGGGAACCTCCTGCACCTGTGATATTCAGGCATGATTTTCCTGACTGGGATATAATCCTTGCTATTCCCCGTATAAAAGGTGCACATGATAAGGAAGAAATGAATATATTCAGTAGAGAATGTCCCATACCCCTGGCTGAAGTGCAGGCAGTATCTCACACAATCCTTATGCAGATGATACCTGCTATAATGGAAAAGGATATTGAGGCATTTGGCAGGGCTGTAAATCATCTGCAAACCACAGGATTCAAGAAACGTGAAATTGCGATCCAGTCTCCGGTTGTGAGTGAGCTTATGGAAACCATGATCGAACATGGAGCAGAAGGTGCAGGCATGAGTTCTTTTGGACCTGCAGTATATGCAATCTCAGACCGAAGGACCAATTCAGAACGGATTGCAAAGAAGGCAGGACAGGTGCTGAATGAAGGTATTGGAGGAGATGTTATGATCACCAGGGGAAATAATAGTGGAGCTGTTATAGAGGAGATCTGA
- a CDS encoding dihydrolipoyl dehydrogenase produces MNKYDLIVVGTGSAMNYIDHILQDHPEMKIAVIDRDEPGGICLTRACIPSKLLLYPAELIRNVQRSAEFGIDARIENIDFRQVMEDMRGKIGEDIELIRQSLIHSDDVDYFRETAEFVAPYTMKVGDQTISAEKIFLCTGSRPSVPPVKGLDKVNYHTSDSIINLTERPSSILIIGGGYVAAEYGHFFSSMGTQVTIAGRNPFLLSGEEREISVLARKVMSGYMDIWTNHEIVEIEDAGDGQKKTVARDRDTGDHKEIIVDEILVATGRIPNSDILHPDKGGIDTDDSGWIKVNEYLETSMENVWAMGDCNGKYLFKHVGNYESMVVYYNAFKNKKIKADYHAVPHAVFSHPEIAGVGMAENEAISAYGRDNVIIGFSRFEDTAKGQAMKVRDYFVKVILTKDGRIVGAHIIGPQASVLIHEIIPLMYTLTRSADPIMRCIDIHPSLSEVVRRAFYSLAKPEHYHHMLEHMGLEG; encoded by the coding sequence ATGAACAAATATGACCTTATTGTAGTTGGAACAGGCTCTGCAATGAACTATATTGACCACATACTTCAGGATCACCCTGAGATGAAGATTGCAGTAATTGACAGGGATGAACCCGGGGGGATATGTCTTACACGTGCATGCATACCATCAAAGCTCCTGCTGTACCCGGCGGAACTTATACGCAATGTCCAGAGATCCGCAGAATTTGGAATAGATGCCAGGATCGAGAATATTGATTTCAGACAGGTCATGGAGGATATGAGGGGCAAGATTGGGGAAGATATTGAACTGATACGCCAGAGTCTTATCCACTCTGATGATGTGGACTATTTCAGGGAAACTGCGGAATTTGTTGCACCCTATACCATGAAAGTGGGTGACCAGACTATTTCAGCGGAAAAAATATTTCTCTGTACCGGGTCACGTCCTTCTGTTCCTCCTGTTAAGGGACTGGATAAGGTAAATTACCATACAAGTGATTCCATCATCAATCTCACAGAGAGGCCTTCCAGTATTCTGATAATTGGTGGCGGGTATGTTGCAGCAGAATATGGTCATTTTTTCTCTTCAATGGGCACGCAGGTTACAATTGCCGGCAGAAATCCCTTTTTGCTCTCTGGTGAGGAGCGGGAGATATCTGTTCTTGCCAGAAAGGTCATGTCCGGATACATGGATATCTGGACCAATCATGAAATTGTTGAGATAGAGGATGCAGGGGACGGACAGAAAAAAACAGTGGCGCGTGATCGAGATACAGGAGACCACAAAGAGATTATAGTTGATGAGATACTGGTTGCAACTGGCCGTATTCCCAACAGTGATATTCTCCATCCTGATAAAGGAGGGATTGATACCGACGATAGCGGCTGGATCAAGGTTAATGAGTATCTTGAGACTTCAATGGAGAATGTCTGGGCTATGGGGGATTGTAATGGAAAGTATCTGTTCAAGCATGTGGGAAACTATGAATCAATGGTGGTATACTACAATGCATTCAAAAACAAGAAAATAAAGGCCGATTATCATGCTGTTCCTCATGCAGTTTTTTCTCATCCTGAAATTGCCGGTGTGGGGATGGCTGAGAACGAAGCCATAAGTGCCTATGGCAGGGACAATGTGATCATAGGGTTTAGCAGATTTGAGGATACTGCAAAGGGTCAGGCCATGAAGGTGAGGGATTATTTTGTAAAGGTTATTCTTACAAAGGATGGCCGGATAGTAGGGGCACATATTATTGGACCCCAGGCATCAGTTCTCATTCATGAGATCATCCCTTTGATGTATACATTGACCCGGAGTGCTGATCCTATCATGCGATGCATTGATATCCATCCATCACTGAGTGAAGTTGTAAGAAGAGCTTTTTATTCGCTGGCCAAACCAGAACATTATCACCATATGCTGGAGCACATGGGTCTTGAGGGATAA
- the tnpB gene encoding IS200/IS605 family element RNA-guided endonuclease TnpB, with protein MLKAYKYRLYPNKNHEEMISQHIGASRFIYNWALENKIKSYEAEGNSISRFALNKMIPELKIEHVWLKNINSQSLQGATLNLDNAFTKFFREKKGFPKFKSRKNPVQSFSVPQHYKVDFENNKIKLPKIGWINAKLHRRYEGKEKTATVSRTSTGKYYISILIDDEKENPVNKSFNIDTTVGVDVGIKDFAITSIGEKIDNPKYLKNSMKRMKVLQKRLSKKKKGSANRQRAKLAVAKLHEKIANQRNDFQHKLSSKLISENQAVALETLNVSGMLKNHCLTQSIADASWSSFVKKLEYKAEWYGKTILRIGRFEPSTKICNVCGYHNGKLTLTDRKWQCPDCKTNHDRDINAAINIKKFALDKQNLIGI; from the coding sequence ATGTTGAAAGCCTATAAATATAGATTGTATCCGAATAAAAATCATGAAGAAATGATTTCACAACATATTGGTGCTAGTAGATTCATCTATAATTGGGCTTTAGAAAATAAGATAAAATCATATGAAGCAGAAGGTAATTCTATATCAAGGTTTGCATTGAACAAAATGATACCTGAATTAAAAATAGAACATGTTTGGTTGAAAAATATTAATTCTCAATCATTACAGGGAGCAACACTTAATCTTGACAATGCATTTACAAAATTTTTCAGGGAAAAGAAAGGTTTTCCTAAGTTCAAATCAAGGAAAAATCCAGTTCAATCCTTTTCTGTTCCTCAACATTACAAAGTGGATTTTGAAAATAATAAAATTAAACTACCTAAGATTGGATGGATAAATGCGAAACTACATCGTAGATATGAAGGTAAAGAGAAAACAGCAACAGTAAGTAGAACATCTACTGGAAAATACTATATTAGTATTCTCATCGATGATGAAAAAGAAAATCCTGTAAATAAATCATTCAATATTGATACAACGGTTGGTGTTGATGTTGGAATCAAAGACTTTGCCATTACTTCAATTGGTGAGAAAATTGATAATCCGAAATATCTTAAAAACTCGATGAAAAGAATGAAAGTTTTGCAGAAAAGACTTTCCAAAAAGAAAAAAGGTTCAGCTAATAGACAAAGGGCAAAATTAGCAGTAGCAAAACTCCATGAAAAAATTGCCAACCAAAGAAATGATTTTCAACATAAGTTATCCTCTAAGCTCATAAGCGAGAATCAAGCGGTAGCATTGGAAACTTTGAACGTTAGCGGTATGTTGAAAAACCACTGTCTTACACAAAGTATAGCAGATGCATCATGGAGTTCTTTCGTAAAAAAACTCGAATATAAAGCCGAATGGTACGGAAAAACCATACTCCGTATCGGAAGATTCGAGCCAAGTACAAAAATCTGTAATGTTTGTGGCTACCACAACGGAAAGTTAACACTTACAGATAGAAAATGGCAATGTCCCGATTGTAAAACCAATCACGACAGAGATATTAATGCCGCTATTAATATCAAAAAGTTTGCTTTAGATAAGCAGAACTTAATAGGTATTTAG
- a CDS encoding Hsp20/alpha crystallin family protein, with amino-acid sequence MTEIIQSPSVYECSDESNRNLNIEIKIPGVKKENVVCQINENSFSLRTVNGEDKIGGTYPIFCPVDAKRAICRYSNGKIIITAPKWA; translated from the coding sequence ATGACAGAGATAATACAGTCTCCATCTGTGTACGAATGTTCAGACGAATCAAACAGGAACCTTAACATTGAGATCAAGATTCCTGGAGTAAAGAAGGAAAATGTTGTTTGTCAGATAAATGAGAACAGCTTTTCTCTGAGAACAGTAAATGGTGAAGATAAAATAGGGGGTACCTATCCGATATTCTGTCCGGTGGATGCAAAAAGAGCAATCTGCAGATATTCCAATGGCAAAATAATCATCACAGCTCCAAAATGGGCATAA
- a CDS encoding ATP-dependent DNA helicase: protein MAQRGGYLKYFPKSSCYPNQKDAMDRIYSALLEKEIVLFEGACGTGKTLSALAPALHVGRQQDKTVIIATNVHQQMVQFVNEAREIKKNNDIRVAVVKGKAAVCPHELDYEECNLRRENTFEVLELEKEIQLKKQEIKSASQNYKESRDPSMVSLRDELVKELDAAQEKARTVRNRSCNELYEVLRYDSEMFRNWLFDDVRTPEEVNDFAFGKGMCGYELLKRELKYADLVICNFHHILNGDIFSTLLGWLEKEPGDVIVIFDEAHNIESSARSHSSITLTEHTVEKTISEIDANSDQIPEEGLHNLFSLLLSTIQDTYNSRFRFGERERVGRRWYDIRISDPYERNDIIRARFLRSARENGFADEKSIQELLATAVEFGSQLDETYRDQYKKGLTTVLKRSHIHQTAAFLSSYLYLSNNPNYYPVLNVRRDSNNEIYGRLELFTCIPKNVTQPLFESLYSAILMSATLRPFNMVKTTCGINRNTCEIAYATSFPLEKRLTIAVSIPPLFSKNRDDIQASEAIEKGLLDSIEYSAGNVIIFFQNSFEAARYYEKIQSKMEDIPVFLDEVGVSAQNVRTEFFRIGESGEKAVLISYLWGTLSEGIDYRDERARTVVIVGVGYPGLDDRMRAVESAYDHAFGYGSGWEYAVQIPTIRKIRQAMGRVVRSPSDYGARILLDGRFLTDSKKRFGKFSVFKEFPPEEQKEIVDVELDKMKNSLMNFFMENG from the coding sequence ATGGCCCAGAGAGGAGGATATTTGAAATATTTCCCGAAAAGCAGCTGCTATCCAAACCAAAAGGATGCAATGGATAGGATATACTCAGCACTGCTTGAGAAGGAAATCGTACTGTTTGAAGGTGCCTGCGGCACAGGAAAGACTCTCAGTGCCCTGGCTCCGGCCCTGCATGTGGGCAGACAGCAAGATAAAACTGTGATTATAGCAACCAATGTACACCAGCAGATGGTTCAGTTTGTAAATGAGGCCCGGGAGATCAAAAAGAATAATGATATCAGGGTGGCAGTTGTCAAAGGAAAGGCTGCCGTATGCCCCCATGAACTGGATTATGAGGAATGCAATCTAAGGCGGGAAAACACATTTGAGGTACTGGAACTTGAAAAAGAGATCCAGTTAAAAAAACAGGAGATCAAATCAGCATCCCAGAATTATAAAGAGTCAAGGGATCCCTCAATGGTGTCCCTTAGAGATGAGCTGGTAAAGGAACTTGATGCTGCACAGGAAAAGGCCAGGACCGTTCGCAACCGTTCATGCAATGAACTGTATGAGGTGCTCAGATATGACAGTGAAATGTTCAGGAACTGGCTATTTGATGATGTACGCACACCGGAAGAGGTGAACGATTTTGCATTTGGAAAGGGGATGTGTGGATACGAACTGCTGAAAAGGGAACTAAAATATGCAGATCTTGTCATATGCAATTTCCATCATATACTCAATGGCGACATCTTCTCAACACTCCTTGGATGGCTGGAAAAAGAACCCGGGGATGTAATTGTGATATTTGATGAAGCTCACAATATCGAATCCTCTGCACGTTCCCATTCTTCCATCACCCTGACCGAACATACTGTTGAGAAGACCATATCTGAAATAGATGCAAATTCTGATCAGATACCTGAGGAAGGACTTCATAACCTGTTCTCCCTTCTTCTTTCAACAATACAGGACACCTACAATTCCAGGTTCAGGTTCGGTGAAAGGGAAAGAGTTGGTCGCAGATGGTATGATATACGTATAAGTGATCCCTATGAAAGGAATGATATCATAAGAGCCAGGTTCCTGCGCAGTGCACGTGAGAATGGATTTGCCGATGAAAAAAGCATTCAGGAACTTCTGGCAACTGCAGTAGAATTTGGCTCACAGCTTGATGAAACTTACAGGGATCAGTATAAGAAGGGACTGACAACTGTTCTCAAACGTTCACATATACACCAGACAGCTGCATTTCTGTCAAGCTACCTGTACCTTTCCAATAATCCAAATTACTATCCTGTTCTCAATGTCAGAAGGGATTCAAATAATGAAATATACGGTCGTCTTGAACTGTTTACCTGTATACCTAAAAATGTAACCCAGCCACTCTTTGAATCGCTGTATTCTGCGATTCTCATGTCTGCAACCCTTCGCCCATTCAATATGGTAAAAACCACATGTGGAATAAATCGCAATACATGTGAGATTGCCTACGCCACGTCATTTCCACTGGAAAAAAGACTTACAATAGCAGTCTCCATACCTCCCCTCTTTTCAAAGAACAGAGATGATATTCAGGCTTCTGAGGCTATCGAAAAAGGACTGCTGGATTCAATAGAGTATTCTGCAGGAAATGTAATCATCTTTTTCCAGAATTCCTTTGAAGCTGCAAGATACTATGAAAAGATCCAGTCAAAGATGGAAGATATACCTGTGTTTCTGGACGAGGTTGGAGTGTCTGCCCAGAACGTGAGGACCGAATTCTTCAGGATCGGAGAAAGTGGAGAGAAGGCTGTCCTTATATCGTACCTATGGGGTACGCTAAGTGAGGGCATTGATTATCGCGATGAGAGGGCCAGGACCGTGGTGATAGTTGGTGTTGGATATCCGGGACTGGATGATCGGATGAGGGCAGTGGAATCTGCCTATGATCATGCATTTGGTTACGGATCTGGTTGGGAGTATGCTGTCCAGATCCCTACAATAAGGAAGATTCGACAGGCAATGGGAAGGGTTGTTCGCTCGCCATCTGATTATGGTGCCCGAATACTTCTGGATGGAAGATTTCTGACTGACTCAAAGAAACGATTTGGTAAGTTCTCCGTTTTTAAAGAATTTCCACCGGAAGAACAGAAGGAGATAGTTGATGTTGAACTGGATAAGATGAAAAATTCACTCATGAACTTTTTTATGGAAAATGGATGA
- a CDS encoding type IV pilin N-terminal domain-containing protein: MNHKKINTVFWDDLAVSPVIGSVIMVFLIVLVSGVTVATLQYDDSRVMSTSLTSSPVVNIGIKHAEGGSAHLISYARNRIVIEHRGGESLDTGSTSIVIQGRGRSHIGIVPHTYRVDGDVVVKYRNLAPENKLSKYGSRNGALNDGFFSTGEYLILCGDDSINGTDASSVIVTVDGNTDTRNNYAFKEGSYITLRIIDTYTGRIIAEDTSVVDPLK; this comes from the coding sequence ATGAATCATAAAAAAATTAATACAGTATTCTGGGACGATCTGGCAGTTTCTCCAGTGATCGGTTCTGTGATAATGGTTTTCCTTATAGTTCTGGTAAGTGGTGTGACTGTAGCTACACTTCAGTATGATGATTCCAGGGTAATGTCTACATCATTAACATCTTCTCCTGTAGTAAACATTGGTATCAAGCATGCCGAAGGAGGCTCTGCACATTTGATATCCTATGCAAGAAACAGGATAGTTATCGAACATAGAGGAGGAGAGTCACTGGATACTGGATCTACATCAATTGTCATACAGGGCAGGGGACGCAGTCATATAGGTATCGTGCCGCATACATATCGTGTGGATGGTGATGTTGTGGTAAAGTATCGCAATCTTGCTCCTGAGAATAAACTCTCCAAATATGGATCAAGGAATGGAGCCCTAAACGATGGGTTCTTTTCAACAGGTGAATATCTGATTCTTTGTGGTGATGATAGTATAAATGGCACTGATGCTTCAAGTGTTATAGTTACCGTGGATGGAAATACCGACACAAGGAACAATTATGCATTCAAAGAAGGCAGTTACATAACCTTGCGAATAATTGATACTTATACGGGGCGTATAATTGCCGAGGATACATCTGTTGTTGACCCATTAAAATAA
- a CDS encoding 4Fe-4S binding protein, giving the protein MVAIVDPDECLGCGPCVDACPVDAITINDDDLAIIDPDLCTDCGECVDACPTEAISME; this is encoded by the coding sequence ATGGTAGCAATAGTTGACCCAGATGAATGTCTTGGATGCGGACCTTGTGTCGATGCATGCCCTGTCGATGCGATTACAATTAATGACGACGACCTTGCAATTATTGACCCAGATCTGTGCACAGATTGTGGGGAATGTGTCGATGCATGCCCAACTGAGGCAATCTCAATGGAATAA
- the asd gene encoding aspartate-semialdehyde dehydrogenase, with amino-acid sequence MTEKIRAGILGATGAVGQRFVQALADHPWFELTSLAASERSAGKTYSQASNWKLDVPLPENVADIEVVPVDPAKVDADIVFSALPSDHAKTVEPVFAKNGFAVASNASAYRMGEDVPLVIPEVNEDHLEMIEIQQDNRGWDGYIITNPNCSTIVMTVTLKPLMKFGLSSVNVATMQAISGAGYNGVPSMAILDNIIPYIGSEEDKMETEPCKLLGEFNGSEIDFADISLSASCHRVPVMDGHTEAIWATMDENPAPEDVKRAFFDFDPKIDDLPSKPDKSIVVREEPDRPQPRLDRNMGNGMSVSVGRIREGIRYIAMGHNTIRGAAGASVLNAELLCKKGKI; translated from the coding sequence ATGACAGAGAAAATAAGAGCAGGAATACTGGGAGCTACAGGTGCAGTTGGACAGCGTTTTGTTCAGGCACTGGCAGACCACCCCTGGTTTGAACTCACTTCCCTTGCTGCATCTGAGCGCAGTGCTGGCAAAACATACAGCCAGGCATCAAACTGGAAACTGGATGTACCGCTTCCAGAGAATGTGGCAGATATTGAGGTAGTTCCTGTTGATCCAGCAAAAGTAGATGCAGATATCGTATTTTCAGCACTTCCTTCAGATCATGCAAAGACTGTAGAGCCCGTTTTTGCAAAAAATGGATTTGCCGTTGCCAGCAATGCATCAGCATATCGAATGGGAGAGGATGTACCTCTGGTAATACCTGAGGTCAACGAGGACCATCTTGAAATGATAGAGATCCAGCAGGACAACCGCGGATGGGACGGATACATAATAACAAATCCAAACTGCTCAACCATTGTGATGACCGTTACCCTGAAACCACTGATGAAATTCGGACTCAGTTCTGTTAATGTAGCCACCATGCAGGCCATATCTGGTGCAGGATACAATGGAGTACCTTCAATGGCAATCCTGGACAATATCATACCCTACATCGGTTCAGAAGAAGATAAGATGGAAACTGAGCCCTGCAAGCTGCTGGGTGAATTTAATGGCAGTGAGATAGACTTTGCGGATATCAGTCTGAGTGCATCATGTCACAGGGTGCCAGTAATGGATGGCCATACAGAGGCCATATGGGCTACAATGGACGAAAATCCTGCACCTGAAGACGTTAAAAGAGCGTTTTTTGACTTTGATCCGAAGATAGACGACCTTCCAAGTAAGCCTGATAAATCAATAGTTGTTCGGGAAGAGCCTGATCGCCCCCAGCCCAGGCTGGACAGAAATATGGGTAATGGCATGAGTGTGAGTGTAGGAAGGATTCGTGAGGGTATCAGATATATTGCAATGGGACACAATACCATTAGAGGAGCAGCCGGGGCAAGTGTCCTGAATGCTGAACTACTCTGTAAAAAAGGAAAAATCTAA